In Paraburkholderia flava, one genomic interval encodes:
- a CDS encoding SDR family NAD(P)-dependent oxidoreductase — protein sequence MRVLITGSADGLGQMAARLLVAEGHRVVLHGRSAARSQQALDAVPGAEAVVSGDLSSLRDMADVAAQANRLGRFDSIIHNAAVGYREQRRIETEDGLPHVFAINTLAPYVLTALIDAPQRLVYLSSGLHRSGDASLDDLEWRARRWDGTAAYSDSKLHDLLLAFAVARRWPHVLSNALEPGWVATKMGGPGAPDDLDAAPRTQAWLAVSDDAAARVSGQYFYHMKPRPTHPAADDPDVQDRLLDACERLSGVALPD from the coding sequence ATGCGAGTATTGATCACAGGATCTGCCGACGGGCTCGGCCAGATGGCCGCGCGTCTGCTCGTCGCGGAGGGTCATCGAGTGGTGCTGCATGGTCGGAGCGCGGCGCGCTCGCAGCAGGCGCTCGATGCGGTGCCGGGCGCGGAGGCCGTGGTGTCAGGCGATCTGTCGAGCCTTCGCGACATGGCCGACGTCGCCGCTCAGGCGAACCGCCTCGGGCGTTTCGATTCGATCATCCACAACGCGGCGGTGGGGTACCGCGAACAACGACGCATCGAAACAGAGGATGGCCTGCCGCACGTCTTCGCGATCAACACGCTCGCGCCGTACGTGCTGACCGCATTGATCGATGCGCCGCAGCGGCTCGTCTATCTGAGTTCGGGTCTGCATCGCAGCGGCGATGCGAGTCTGGATGATCTCGAGTGGCGAGCGCGGCGCTGGGACGGCACGGCCGCGTATTCGGATTCGAAACTGCACGACCTGCTGCTTGCATTCGCGGTGGCACGGCGCTGGCCGCACGTGTTGTCGAATGCGCTCGAGCCCGGTTGGGTCGCAACGAAGATGGGCGGTCCCGGCGCGCCCGACGATCTCGATGCGGCACCGCGCACGCAGGCGTGGCTCGCGGTGAGCGACGATGCGGCGGCGCGCGTGAGCGGGCAGTACTTCTATCACATGAAGCCGCGTCCCACGCATCCGGCGGCAGACGATCCCGACGTGCAGGATCGTCTGCTCGATGCGTGCGAGCGGTTGTCGGGCGTCGCGCTACCCGACTGA
- a CDS encoding Xaa-Pro dipeptidyl-peptidase — protein MALRSTGSLHLWITALAAAASLAACGGDNGSSGSGGAATANKAVEAKQDTPSAANSPDANGAPKLSPSGVPYADITSGKYRAVIKDGQVQPSLSGNTIATDAWVDTPVDSDGDGTKDRIHVHIVRPSETADGAKTPVIVLASPYNNDLADAPDHDVDVELDGSPHPAPGVSTQSSARVLKAAPSPVSHLREEASMAMAARSWIESYFVPRGFTIVYADSLGTAGSDGCPTILTHEESVAMASVIRWLGRDAVAQDSAGKPVVADWSTGHVGMYGVSYDGTLPKMVAGLRTRGLDAIVPIAGLDNMYGYYRQAGLVRAPDGYQGEDVDVYLKALLTNAHPERCTHLIDEAYRDEDRTTGDYSAFWAAREVSPRNAVAPALIAQGLTDDNVRTDQSIGWYQSMRRQHVPTQLWLHRGTHMDPRNRPAMGAAWTTEVNRWFTRYLLGNNNAIERDAGAVIEQTDGTLLKEAQWPASSARSIRYFAGGDGSRDGVLLRYASGGPIVTFTDDAQIMALDLANTDSGAHRGRFDTAPLATASRLSGTATAKVRLAFSAVANVTGLLIDRAPDGTATIITRAWTDPRNRASIGASQPVQPGMQYDLQLTFMPRDYTLAAGHRLGFVVLSSDYEATLRPEAGTELRLDPAGTSLTVPLGAAT, from the coding sequence ATGGCACTGCGTTCGACCGGTTCACTGCATCTCTGGATCACCGCACTCGCGGCCGCCGCATCGCTTGCGGCATGCGGAGGAGACAACGGCAGCAGCGGCTCGGGTGGTGCCGCGACCGCGAACAAGGCCGTCGAAGCGAAACAGGACACGCCCTCCGCCGCTAACTCGCCGGATGCGAACGGCGCACCGAAGCTCTCGCCGTCGGGCGTGCCGTACGCGGACATCACGAGCGGCAAGTATCGCGCGGTCATCAAGGACGGTCAGGTGCAGCCGTCGCTGTCGGGTAACACGATCGCAACCGATGCGTGGGTCGACACGCCGGTCGATTCCGACGGCGACGGCACGAAGGACCGCATTCACGTGCATATCGTGCGGCCGTCCGAAACCGCCGACGGTGCAAAGACGCCGGTCATCGTGCTCGCAAGTCCGTACAACAACGATCTCGCCGACGCGCCGGATCACGATGTCGATGTCGAACTCGACGGCAGTCCGCATCCCGCTCCAGGCGTATCGACGCAATCGTCCGCACGCGTCCTCAAGGCCGCGCCCTCTCCTGTTTCGCATCTGCGCGAAGAAGCCAGCATGGCCATGGCTGCGCGCTCATGGATCGAGTCGTACTTCGTGCCGCGCGGCTTCACGATCGTCTATGCGGATTCGCTCGGCACCGCGGGCTCCGACGGCTGCCCGACGATTCTCACGCACGAAGAATCGGTCGCGATGGCATCGGTGATCCGCTGGCTCGGCCGCGATGCGGTCGCGCAGGACAGCGCGGGCAAGCCGGTCGTCGCGGACTGGTCGACGGGTCACGTCGGCATGTACGGCGTGTCGTACGACGGCACGCTGCCGAAGATGGTTGCGGGTCTGCGCACACGCGGACTCGACGCAATCGTGCCGATCGCGGGCCTCGACAACATGTACGGCTACTATCGACAGGCCGGGCTCGTGCGCGCACCCGACGGTTATCAGGGCGAAGACGTCGACGTCTACCTCAAGGCACTGCTGACCAACGCGCATCCCGAACGCTGCACGCATCTGATCGACGAAGCGTATCGCGACGAAGACCGCACCACCGGCGACTACTCGGCATTCTGGGCCGCGCGCGAAGTCTCGCCGCGCAACGCGGTCGCGCCCGCGCTGATCGCGCAGGGACTCACCGACGACAACGTCAGAACCGATCAATCGATAGGCTGGTATCAGTCGATGCGGCGGCAACACGTACCGACGCAACTGTGGCTGCATCGCGGGACGCACATGGACCCGCGCAACCGGCCGGCGATGGGCGCCGCGTGGACGACCGAAGTGAACCGCTGGTTCACGCGTTATCTGCTCGGCAACAACAACGCGATCGAACGCGATGCGGGCGCGGTGATCGAGCAGACCGACGGCACGCTGCTGAAGGAAGCGCAGTGGCCGGCGAGCAGCGCGCGGTCCATCCGCTATTTCGCGGGAGGCGACGGCTCGCGCGACGGCGTGCTGCTGCGCTACGCGAGCGGCGGCCCCATCGTGACGTTCACCGACGATGCGCAAATCATGGCGCTCGATCTCGCGAACACCGACAGCGGCGCGCATCGCGGGCGCTTCGACACGGCTCCGCTCGCGACCGCGAGCCGTCTGTCGGGCACGGCGACCGCGAAGGTGCGGCTGGCGTTCTCAGCCGTCGCGAACGTGACTGGATTGCTGATCGACCGCGCGCCCGACGGCACCGCGACGATCATCACGCGTGCGTGGACCGATCCGCGCAACCGCGCATCGATCGGTGCGTCGCAGCCGGTCCAGCCGGGCATGCAATACGATCTGCAGCTCACGTTCATGCCGCGCGACTACACGCTCGCGGCGGGTCATCGTCTCGGCTTCGTCGTGCTGTCGAGCGACTACGAAGCGACGCTGCGTCCGGAAGCAGGCACCGAATTGAGGCTGGACCCGGCGGGGACGTCGCTGACGGTTCCGCTCGGCGCCGCGACGTAA
- a CDS encoding class 1 fructose-bisphosphatase encodes MALQRRTTLTKYLIEQQRENNNLPADLRLLIEVVARACKAISYHVSKGALGDALGTAGSENVQGEVQKKLDILSNEILLEANEWGGNLAGMASEEMEQFFPIPANYPKGEYLLVFDPLDGSSNIDVNVSIGTIFSVLRSPDGQQSTEQSFLQPGTKQVAAGYAVYGPQTVFVLTTGHGVNCFTLDRELGSWVLTQSDMRIPVETREFAINASNERHWYPPVQQYVGELKDGKDGARQADFNMRWIASMVADVHRILNRGGIFMYPADMRTPDKPGKLRLMYEANPMAFIVEQAGGAATNGHKRILDIQPKSLHERVAVFLGSKNEVDRVTRYHLESKN; translated from the coding sequence ATGGCCTTGCAGCGTCGTACCACTCTCACCAAGTATCTGATCGAGCAGCAACGCGAGAACAACAACCTGCCGGCCGACCTGCGCCTGCTGATCGAAGTCGTCGCGCGCGCGTGCAAGGCGATCAGCTATCACGTCAGCAAGGGCGCGCTCGGCGACGCGCTCGGCACCGCCGGCAGCGAAAACGTGCAGGGCGAAGTGCAGAAGAAGCTCGACATCCTGTCGAACGAAATCCTGCTCGAAGCCAACGAATGGGGCGGCAACCTCGCCGGCATGGCATCGGAAGAAATGGAGCAGTTCTTTCCGATCCCCGCGAACTATCCGAAGGGCGAATACCTGTTGGTGTTCGATCCGCTCGACGGGTCGTCGAACATCGATGTGAACGTTTCCATCGGCACGATCTTCTCGGTGCTGCGTTCGCCCGACGGCCAGCAATCCACCGAGCAGTCGTTCCTGCAACCGGGCACCAAGCAGGTCGCGGCGGGCTACGCGGTGTACGGTCCGCAAACCGTGTTCGTGCTGACCACCGGCCACGGCGTGAACTGCTTCACGCTGGATCGCGAGCTCGGGTCGTGGGTGCTCACGCAAAGCGACATGCGCATCCCCGTCGAGACGCGCGAATTCGCGATCAATGCGTCGAACGAGCGTCACTGGTATCCGCCGGTCCAGCAGTACGTCGGCGAATTGAAGGACGGCAAGGACGGCGCGCGGCAGGCGGACTTCAACATGCGCTGGATCGCATCGATGGTCGCCGACGTGCACCGTATCCTGAACCGCGGCGGCATCTTCATGTACCCCGCCGACATGCGCACGCCGGACAAGCCCGGCAAGCTGCGCCTGATGTACGAAGCGAACCCGATGGCGTTCATCGTCGAGCAGGCGGGCGGTGCGGCAACCAACGGCCACAAGCGCATTCTGGATATCCAGCCGAAGAGCCTGCACGAACGCGTTGCCGTGTTCCTCGGCTCGAAGAACGAAGTGGACCGCGTCACGCGGTACCACCTCGAGTCAAAAAATTGA
- the pepN gene encoding aminopeptidase N: protein MADTATPVVIHRADYAPPAFLIDTVALEFDLVPERTIVRSTMRVRRNPDATRGTRAAHFELMGEQLEFVGATLDGAPYTAVRPHEHGLSVDNVPDAFELTLVSACNPAENTTLSGLYVSSGNFFTQCEAEGFRRITYFLDRPDVMATYTVTLRADKTAYPVLLSNGNLLETGDLPDGRHFARWEDPFRKPSYLFALVAGKLVALEERVRTGSGKEKLLQVWVEPHDLDKTRHAMDSLIHSIQWDEKRFGLELDLDRFMIVAVGDFNMGAMENKGLNIFNTKYVLANPETATDTDFANIEAVVGHEYFHNWTGNRVTCRDWFQLSLKEGLTVFRDQEFSADMAGGATDEAARATKRIEDVRVLRQMQFAEDAGPMAHPVRPESYVEINNFYTMTVYEKGSEVVRMYQTLFGREGFRRGMDLYFRRHDGQAVTCDDFRHALADANDRDLAQFERWYSQAGTPRVTVRTHYDAAQRQYRVTLAQSYGDAASVTPAVRDTQTGPLLIPFAIGLIGANGIDLPLRLEGETAAHGTTRVLEFTQADQTFTFIDVAEKPLPSLLRNFSAPVIVDYDYSADELAFLLAHDSDPFNRWEAGQRLATRELLGLAARAASGAPLQFDDTVIGAFARVLTDETLSPAFRELALMLPSEAYLAEQMTESNPAAVHVARQFVRKRLADALRSDWLTIYERHQTPGAYEATPDAGGHRALKNLALAYLAELDDPADAVRLAGAQYDAANNMTDRSAALSALLTASAAGDSHAVQRAQDALADFYQRFEKEPLVIDKWFALQATQRGSAQRPVIDIVRKLMSHPAFNLKNPNRARSLIFSFCAANPSQFHAEDGSGYAFWAEQVIALDALNPQVAARLARSLELWRRFTPALRDKMRSALERVAAQVKSRDVREIVEKALA, encoded by the coding sequence ATGGCCGATACCGCAACTCCCGTCGTGATCCACCGCGCCGACTACGCGCCGCCCGCTTTCCTGATCGATACCGTCGCGCTCGAATTCGATCTCGTCCCCGAACGCACGATCGTCCGCAGCACGATGCGTGTGCGCCGTAATCCGGACGCTACCCGTGGCACCCGTGCCGCCCACTTCGAACTGATGGGCGAGCAACTGGAGTTCGTCGGCGCGACGCTCGACGGCGCGCCGTACACCGCTGTGCGTCCGCACGAGCACGGTCTGTCGGTCGACAACGTGCCCGACGCGTTCGAACTCACGCTCGTCAGCGCGTGCAATCCCGCTGAGAACACGACGCTGTCCGGCCTCTACGTATCGAGCGGCAACTTTTTCACGCAGTGCGAGGCCGAGGGCTTCCGGCGCATCACGTATTTCCTCGATCGCCCCGACGTGATGGCCACGTACACCGTCACGCTACGCGCGGACAAGACCGCGTACCCGGTGCTGCTGTCGAACGGCAATCTGCTCGAAACCGGCGATCTGCCCGACGGCCGCCACTTCGCCCGCTGGGAAGATCCGTTCAGGAAGCCGAGCTATCTGTTCGCGCTGGTCGCGGGCAAGCTCGTCGCGCTCGAGGAACGCGTGCGCACCGGTTCGGGCAAGGAAAAGCTGCTGCAGGTGTGGGTCGAACCGCACGATCTCGACAAGACGCGTCACGCGATGGATTCGCTGATCCACTCGATCCAGTGGGACGAAAAGCGCTTCGGGCTCGAACTCGATCTGGACCGCTTCATGATCGTCGCGGTCGGCGACTTCAACATGGGCGCGATGGAAAACAAAGGGCTCAACATCTTCAACACGAAGTACGTGCTGGCGAATCCCGAGACCGCGACCGATACCGACTTCGCGAACATCGAGGCCGTCGTCGGGCATGAGTACTTCCATAACTGGACCGGCAATCGCGTGACGTGCCGCGACTGGTTCCAGTTGAGTCTGAAGGAAGGTCTGACGGTTTTCCGCGACCAGGAATTTTCCGCGGACATGGCCGGCGGCGCGACGGACGAAGCGGCACGCGCGACCAAGCGCATCGAGGACGTCCGCGTGCTGCGCCAGATGCAGTTCGCCGAGGACGCGGGCCCGATGGCGCATCCGGTGCGCCCCGAAAGCTACGTCGAGATCAACAACTTCTACACGATGACGGTCTACGAGAAAGGCTCGGAAGTCGTGCGGATGTATCAGACGCTGTTCGGCCGCGAAGGCTTTCGTCGCGGGATGGATCTGTACTTCCGCCGCCATGATGGCCAGGCCGTCACGTGCGACGATTTCCGTCATGCGCTGGCGGACGCGAACGATCGCGATCTCGCGCAGTTCGAGCGCTGGTACAGCCAGGCCGGCACGCCGCGCGTCACGGTGCGCACGCACTACGACGCCGCGCAGCGCCAGTATCGCGTGACGCTCGCGCAAAGCTACGGCGACGCGGCCAGCGTCACGCCCGCCGTGCGCGACACGCAGACCGGGCCGCTGCTGATCCCGTTCGCGATCGGGCTGATCGGCGCGAACGGCATCGATCTGCCGCTGCGGCTCGAAGGCGAAACCGCCGCGCACGGCACGACACGTGTGCTCGAATTCACGCAGGCCGACCAGACCTTCACGTTCATCGACGTCGCGGAGAAACCGCTGCCGTCGCTGCTGCGTAATTTCTCGGCACCGGTGATCGTCGATTACGACTACTCGGCCGACGAACTCGCGTTCCTGCTCGCGCACGACAGCGATCCGTTCAACCGCTGGGAGGCGGGCCAGCGGCTCGCGACACGCGAACTGCTCGGGCTCGCCGCGCGTGCGGCGTCGGGTGCGCCGCTGCAGTTCGACGACACGGTGATCGGCGCATTCGCCCGCGTGCTGACCGACGAAACGCTGTCGCCCGCGTTCCGCGAGCTGGCGCTGATGCTGCCGTCCGAAGCGTATCTCGCCGAGCAGATGACCGAGTCGAATCCGGCCGCGGTTCACGTCGCGCGGCAGTTCGTCCGCAAGCGTCTCGCCGATGCGCTGCGCTCCGACTGGCTGACGATCTACGAACGCCATCAGACGCCCGGCGCGTACGAAGCGACGCCTGACGCGGGCGGTCATCGCGCGTTGAAGAATCTCGCGCTCGCGTACCTCGCGGAACTCGACGATCCGGCCGACGCGGTCCGTCTCGCCGGCGCGCAGTACGACGCGGCGAACAACATGACCGACCGGTCCGCGGCGTTGTCCGCACTGCTCACGGCATCGGCGGCCGGCGACAGTCACGCGGTACAGCGCGCGCAGGACGCGCTCGCCGATTTCTATCAGCGCTTCGAGAAGGAACCGCTCGTCATCGACAAGTGGTTCGCGCTGCAGGCCACCCAGCGCGGTTCGGCGCAGCGTCCGGTGATCGACATCGTGCGCAAACTGATGTCGCATCCCGCGTTCAATCTGAAGAATCCGAACCGCGCGCGCTCGCTTATTTTCAGCTTCTGCGCGGCGAACCCGTCGCAGTTCCACGCGGAAGACGGCTCGGGCTACGCGTTCTGGGCCGAGCAGGTCATCGCACTCGATGCGTTGAATCCGCAGGTTGCCGCGCGGCTCGCGCGTTCGCTCGAACTGTGGCGCCGCTTCACGCCGGCGTTGCGCGACAAGATGCGCAGTGCGCTCGAACGGGTTGCAGCACAGGTGAAATCGCGCGACGTGCGCGAGATCGTCGAGAAGGCGCTCGCGTAG
- a CDS encoding DUF4136 domain-containing protein, translating into MKLDRWTRHAALTLAALSVLFSGCTTYVASRVTAFSDWNGSDATRTYAFTRTAEQQNNLEQGTYERIVADELASDAFRRVDPAAARYLVGLTYSTHADTMTIAQPVYYNPWPGPYWGRPFDPWGPFGPPFPAGYVNQTYPVSVHTLGIRITERMTGKEVYNVTARTGGDDPSLVGAMPYLARSALADFPLANGTVRMVKIPLDKNGGRPNEMSGAPAAAAPAAASAPKVVQ; encoded by the coding sequence ATGAAGCTCGATCGATGGACCCGCCACGCCGCACTGACGCTGGCGGCACTGAGCGTACTGTTTTCCGGCTGCACGACCTACGTGGCGAGCCGCGTGACCGCATTCTCCGACTGGAACGGCAGCGACGCGACGCGGACCTATGCGTTCACGCGCACGGCAGAGCAGCAGAATAATCTCGAGCAGGGCACCTACGAGCGGATCGTCGCCGACGAACTCGCGAGCGATGCTTTCCGCCGCGTCGATCCGGCTGCGGCCCGCTATCTGGTCGGACTCACGTATTCGACGCACGCCGACACGATGACGATCGCGCAGCCGGTCTACTACAACCCGTGGCCGGGTCCTTACTGGGGCCGTCCGTTCGATCCGTGGGGGCCGTTCGGGCCACCGTTCCCGGCGGGCTACGTGAATCAGACCTATCCGGTGTCGGTGCACACGCTCGGCATCCGGATCACCGAGCGCATGACCGGCAAGGAGGTCTACAACGTGACGGCGCGCACCGGTGGTGATGATCCGTCTTTGGTCGGCGCGATGCCGTACCTCGCGCGCAGCGCGCTCGCCGACTTCCCGCTCGCGAACGGCACAGTGCGCATGGTCAAGATTCCGCTCGATAAAAACGGTGGGCGGCCGAACGAAATGTCCGGTGCGCCGGCTGCCGCGGCGCCTGCGGCAGCGTCCGCACCGAAGGTCGTGCAGTAG